In Poecilia reticulata strain Guanapo linkage group LG17, Guppy_female_1.0+MT, whole genome shotgun sequence, the following proteins share a genomic window:
- the ticam1 gene encoding TIR domain-containing adapter molecule 1 — translation MNHTELENQATGLRAVFDILEKAPSERLLSLTIQLGESPEETIIRALCLIILQREAQALRKLQMLEDNPLANHLAEKWHSGGGKLDDFGAHCSLFEAKTGESLSSLARVFKILSEQRLCDPRLRDLAYKRAISCECLNTSSLEYDNFREEARAVCGPQFAEPMCFPSDLKSESSIDPCRTMSEGKATLNIAASLDESANVHCXPSPLQDSPSEPSYPSHLEISAPTTISFQGDKAPAKSSGNPILNPSIHENKTENVPEQILCASPQHTSTGTSRFGAEKDIKVEEASMRSNESATQPLKPYTQTKSSLPSATHIILPSSPGLKSTPISKVNEEEDEEEDIFYAFVILHAPEDSDVAESMKEKLEVVIGTXGATFSEDFAIPGKSALRCVEDAVNNSAFTFLLLTHNFNSQMVEMKTNIALINSINNAHKFNTVIPLLPLENCMPKEQMPITLKTLVALDERRNFERKLKKACNRARIEKQRKIWVHEQKMRRXRLEEKEMLRLCMEQQLVLGATVQXEQDGGDPRPQRLAPNIHIENANYIVIGNDSTMTVAVEGSADKGGLS, via the coding sequence ATGAATCACACAGAACTGGAAAATCAAGCGACAGGACTGAGGGCTGTCTTTGACATTTTGGAAAAGGCACCTTCAGAGCGATTACTCAGCCTCACAATCCAGTTGGGTGAGTCTCCTGAAGAAACGATCATACGCGCTTTGTGTCTGATCATCCTCCAGAGAGAAGCCCAGGCCCTGAGGAAGCTCCAGATGCTAGAGGACAACCCCCTCGCTAACCATCTGGCTGAAAAGTGGCACTCAGGCGGAGGTAAATTAGACGATTTTGGAGCTCACTGCAGCCTGTTTGAGGCCAAGACGGGAGAGTCTTTGTCATCGCTGGCTCgggtttttaaaattttgtccGAGCAAAGGTTGTGCGATCCACGTCTAAGGGATCTGGCTTACAAGAGAGCCATTTCCTGCGAATGTCTAAACACAAGCTCTCTGGAATATGATAACTTTAGAGAGGAAGCCAGAGCTGTGTGTGGGCCTCAGTTTGCAGAGCCCATGTGCTTCCCCTCCGATCTGAAATCGGAGTCTTCCATCGATCCATGCAGGACCATGAGYGAAGGAAAGGCAACTTTAAATATCGCTGCGTCTCTGGATGAGTCTGCAAATGTTCACTGCWTGCCCAGCCCCCTGCAGGACAGTCCGTCTGAGCCTTCATACCCTTCTCATCTCGAGATAAGTGCTCCTACAACAATCTCTTTTCAAGGGGACAAAGCACCTGCTAAATCTTCAGGAAACCCAATACTAAACCCTTCCAtccatgaaaataaaacagaaaatgtcccaGAACAAATTCTCTGTGCATCTCCTCAGCACACATCGACTGGAACATCTCGGTTTGGAGCAGAGAAAGACATTAAGGTAGAAGAAGCGTCAATGAGGAGTAACGAGAGCGCAACCCAACCACTAAAGCCCTACACTCAGACTAAATCAAGCCTGCCGTCTGCGACACACATTATTCTTCCAAGCAGTCCTGGTCTAAAAAGCACACCCATAAGCAAAGTAAACGAAgaagaggacgaggaggaggacatattttatgcatttgttaTCTTGCATGCTCCAGAAGATTCCGATGTGGCGGAGAGCATGAAGGAAAAACTTGAGGTAGTCATCGGTACAAMGGGGGCAACTTTCTCCGAGGACTTTGCCATTCCAGGAAAGAGCGCGCTGAGGTGCGTGGAGGAYGCCGTCAACAACTCTGCCTTCACCTTCCTGCTGCTCACGCACAACTTCAACTCGCAAATGGTGGAAATGAAAACCAACATCGCCCTCATCAACTCTATAAACAACGCACACAAGTTTAACACGGTCATCCCCCTGCTGCCTCTGGAGAACTGCATGCCGAAAGAGCAGATGCCCATCACCTTGAAGACGCTGGTGGCRCTGGACGAGAGGAGGAACTttgagagaaaactgaaaaaggctTGTAATAGGGCAAGGAtcgaaaaacagagaaagatcTGGGTTCATGAACAGAAAATGAGGAGGSTGAGGTTGGAGGAAAAAGAGATGCTGAGGCTTTGCATGGAGCAACAGCTTGTTCTTGGAGCCACCGTACAACRGGAGCAGGACGGCGGGGACCCAAGGCCTCAGCGRCTGGCGCCCAACATTCACATCGAAAATGCAAACTATATTGTGATAGGGAATGACTCGACAATGACTGTGGCTGTAGAGGGAAGTGCAGACAAAGGTGGCCTRAGTTGA